From one Macellibacteroides fermentans genomic stretch:
- a CDS encoding AGE family epimerase/isomerase, with protein sequence MRNSLLILFSFLLIMPSVNAQSDPGMAEVIDQVLSRAESQSLLLAKTMEEIPDALPRTVDKEGKLVTSNSAWWCSGFFPGTLWYLYENSGNKELEKYAWMFTNRINKEQYNKGTHDLGFMLYCSYGNALRITGVDSCNRVLLNGAASLSSRFNGKVGCIQSWGRSNKWQFPVIIDNMMNLEFLMWAAKASGDNRFRDIAVTHANTTISNHFRPDYSSYHVVSYVPETGNVEVKCTHQGYSDESAWARGQVWGLYGFGMMYRETGDKRYLDQAKHIAAFLMNHPNMPADKIPYWDFNAPDIPNALRDASAAAIMASSLIELSQFVEEPLKQNYLAFAESQLRTLASPQYLAETGTNGCFILKHGVGHLPGNSEVDVPLTYGDYYFVEALLRYRKLVLHR encoded by the coding sequence ATGAGAAATTCATTATTAATCTTATTTTCTTTTCTATTGATCATGCCATCGGTAAACGCCCAATCAGATCCTGGAATGGCAGAGGTGATCGACCAAGTACTCAGCCGGGCAGAATCTCAGAGTTTGCTTCTTGCTAAAACCATGGAGGAGATTCCGGATGCCTTACCTCGTACCGTGGATAAGGAGGGAAAGCTGGTAACTTCTAACTCTGCTTGGTGGTGCAGTGGATTCTTTCCGGGTACATTGTGGTATTTGTATGAAAACTCCGGAAATAAGGAGCTGGAGAAGTACGCATGGATGTTTACAAACCGGATAAATAAAGAGCAGTATAATAAAGGAACCCACGATCTGGGTTTTATGTTGTATTGCAGTTATGGAAATGCCTTACGGATTACGGGGGTGGACTCTTGCAACCGGGTGCTTCTAAACGGAGCTGCGTCTTTATCGTCTCGTTTCAACGGGAAGGTGGGTTGCATCCAATCGTGGGGGAGAAGTAATAAATGGCAGTTTCCGGTTATTATTGATAACATGATGAACCTGGAATTTCTTATGTGGGCTGCCAAGGCTTCCGGCGACAACCGTTTTCGGGATATTGCCGTTACTCATGCCAATACAACGATCAGCAATCATTTCCGTCCCGATTACAGTTCGTATCACGTAGTGTCTTATGTTCCCGAAACCGGTAATGTGGAGGTTAAGTGTACACATCAGGGTTACAGCGACGAAAGTGCCTGGGCCAGAGGTCAGGTTTGGGGTTTGTACGGTTTTGGAATGATGTATCGTGAAACAGGAGACAAACGCTACCTGGATCAGGCGAAACACATTGCGGCTTTTTTGATGAATCATCCCAATATGCCGGCCGACAAAATTCCGTACTGGGACTTTAACGCGCCCGATATACCTAATGCATTGCGTGATGCTTCGGCTGCTGCGATCATGGCTTCGTCGCTTATCGAATTGAGTCAGTTTGTTGAGGAGCCCCTTAAACAGAACTACCTGGCCTTTGCCGAATCGCAACTACGTACGTTGGCTTCGCCTCAATATCTGGCTGAGACAGGAACAAACGGCTGCTTTATACTTAAGCACGGAGTGGGTCACCTTCCCGGAAACTCGGAAGTGGATGTACCGCTAACCTACGGCGATTATTATTTTGTTGAGGCGCTTTTGAGATACAGAAAGCTGGTATTGCATCGGTAG
- a CDS encoding RNA polymerase sigma factor codes for MLTEDLNIENQQQVWDRFREGDDTAYSLIYKEYAHVMFSFGMRFTTDRELVKDCIQDIFVKLYSKRQQLNSTGSIKFYLLVAMKNELFNIFRKNITFYSIHTMEYDLASDIQLEDKLINDEESIERNNMISQILEILTPRQREVIYYRYIEELSFAEIEQLMQINVQSIQNLIQRSIKKVREKFPDYVLYALFPIIFQ; via the coding sequence ATGTTAACAGAAGATCTGAATATTGAAAACCAACAACAGGTGTGGGACCGTTTCAGGGAAGGAGACGATACCGCCTATTCTTTGATTTATAAAGAGTATGCCCATGTTATGTTTTCATTTGGCATGCGGTTTACTACAGACCGCGAACTGGTAAAAGACTGCATTCAGGACATTTTTGTGAAATTATACAGTAAAAGGCAGCAGCTTAACAGCACAGGCAGCATTAAATTTTATCTGCTTGTTGCCATGAAAAACGAACTATTCAATATTTTCAGGAAAAACATCACCTTTTATTCCATTCATACGATGGAGTACGACCTGGCGTCGGACATACAACTGGAAGATAAGCTTATCAACGACGAAGAAAGCATTGAGCGGAACAATATGATCTCTCAGATTCTCGAAATACTTACACCCAGGCAGCGAGAGGTTATCTACTACCGATACATTGAGGAACTTTCATTTGCAGAAATCGAACAACTTATGCAAATCAACGTTCAATCCATTCAGAATCTTATCCAGCGATCTATCAAAAAAGTAAGGGAAAAGTTTCCCGATTATGTGCTGTATGCACTATTCCCTATTATATTCCAATAA
- a CDS encoding FecR family protein: MKSIKTPTKESNAFWEEQLLTEKIREKEFRVAKNIILSANIPHHTISEEELSELWNKIEKSNKQKPLQRHSRLIQFASVAASLAILFALSYTFWSKQSNNDSSLISIAKSMQIQGDSSAVQLILNNEKNITLDQENVTIEYNATGDVIVNKQQVAHNIASNTNGPAQLAETNTYNQLIVPKGKRSSIVFGDGTKLWVNSGSRIVYPISFEKDKREIYVEGEVYLEVTKDKSRPFIVSTNKMNIAVLGTSFNVTAYTSDKEQSVVLVTGAVEVKTDSNKKIALTPNNRLTYTGGQLDVENVDASLYVSWVEGLYIYNSEKLGTILDRLSRYYGKTITYDARVSELRCSGKLDMKDELLDVLAGLAQTAPITWQYNEIENELCITYK; this comes from the coding sequence TTGAAATCAATAAAAACGCCAACCAAAGAGTCGAATGCCTTTTGGGAAGAACAATTATTGACTGAAAAGATTCGGGAAAAGGAATTCAGGGTTGCAAAAAATATCATTTTGTCGGCCAATATACCTCACCATACCATTTCGGAGGAGGAGTTGAGTGAACTATGGAATAAGATAGAAAAATCCAATAAGCAAAAGCCGTTGCAACGGCATAGCCGACTCATTCAATTTGCATCTGTTGCAGCCAGTCTCGCCATCTTGTTTGCCCTTTCGTATACCTTCTGGAGTAAACAAAGCAATAACGACAGTTCTTTAATCTCAATTGCAAAATCGATGCAGATACAGGGAGATTCGTCGGCTGTGCAACTTATCTTGAATAATGAAAAAAACATTACGCTTGATCAGGAGAATGTAACTATCGAATACAATGCCACAGGAGACGTTATTGTAAACAAACAACAGGTAGCACATAATATCGCATCAAATACGAATGGACCTGCACAGTTGGCCGAAACGAATACATACAACCAGTTGATTGTCCCCAAAGGGAAAAGGTCGTCCATCGTTTTTGGAGACGGCACCAAGCTCTGGGTAAATTCGGGCAGCCGCATAGTCTATCCTATCAGTTTCGAAAAGGACAAACGAGAAATCTATGTTGAAGGCGAAGTATATCTGGAAGTCACCAAAGATAAAAGCCGGCCGTTTATCGTATCGACCAATAAAATGAACATAGCTGTGCTGGGAACCTCTTTCAATGTAACGGCCTACACGTCAGACAAGGAGCAGTCGGTTGTCCTTGTAACCGGAGCTGTGGAAGTAAAAACAGATAGTAATAAGAAAATTGCACTTACACCCAACAACCGGCTCACCTATACCGGCGGCCAGTTAGATGTAGAAAATGTGGATGCATCCCTCTATGTATCATGGGTGGAAGGCTTATACATCTATAACAGCGAAAAGCTTGGAACCATTCTGGACCGTCTGTCGCGGTACTACGGAAAGACCATCACCTATGATGCAAGGGTTTCCGAATTAAGATGTTCCGGTAAACTGGATATGAAAGACGAACTGCTGGATGTACTGGCCGGTCTTGCCCAAACGGCACCGATCACCTGGCAGTATAACGAGATAGAAAACGAACTTTGTATAACCTATAAATAG
- a CDS encoding TonB-dependent receptor has translation MRITTLFLIIAMSISAKPETYSQSTFFTLELNNRTVKEVFNEIEKKSNFIFFYYDNAVDVNRKVNVNSKNQTVDKILNKVFAGTDNTYVINDRQIFISKKSDLPRNPSTTQQRNLVKGKVLDENDEPLPGAAILVVGSTRGVTTDIDGSFEIEVGATEKLTISYLGMQDQIITVGNQRTLVVKLKAKADELDEVTVVAFGKQKKESVIGAITSVTVSDLKVPVGKISTSLAGQMAGIVAVQRSGEPGSGADFWIRGVNTFGANNRPLVLVDGIERPLDLVDTEDIETFSILKDATATAVYGVRGANGVVLVTTRKGKEGKPVISGRVEYGVMSPTKMPKMTDALEFMKLYNDVYKEDNNGNVFYTEEEMNKYLSGVDPDLYPNVNWMDEIYKDMTTSQRVNINISGGGKNVRYYVAGSIYNENGVFNAEKGDEYNPSLKWTKYNFRSNIDIDLSKSTMLNLNLSTQYDVKNKPDTDDLWIYSFQTVPIAIPKEYSDGTTARTPIGVNPYNLLNKTGYVQQFNNNAQSLIGLTQDFSDLITPGLKANVKFSWDAVNSTTTSRYKSPSTYYATGRDEEGNLIFKKNNDGNDYLSLWSGSSGERTTYLEASVNYENIFDEKHRVGGLFLFNMRERINNFPGSYVLSLPYRHQGIAARATYSFMDKYFVEGNFGYNGSENFAPGKRFGFFPSVALGYMISNEQFFTPLLPVISSLKFKGSYGTIGNDQIGGDRRFAFNPEMLVGGGYGFGEVGQTWLTGIATGYPGSPNVSWEKAIKMNVGVEMELFHSLKIQADYFEEKREGIFILRESVPSVVGINVNPYVNLGRMKNSGIDLSLEYNKQIGDFNVSGRGNFTFNRNKKLYDDAPTPIYDYQSVIGKPLYQQFGLVCLGYFESEEDIANSPVQQYGVVRPGDRKYKDVNGDGVVNSYDKVAIGRTHVPEINYGYGVSIGWKGFDVSIFMQGVANVTNFMDGSPINGFENANLFLSGVYEDVALNRWTVENPNPNAKYPRMSSYINQNNKQLSTAKQYDASFMRLKNAELGYTIPKNITQRLGVSTFRFYLQGVNLLTFSKFKLWDPELNNSMGATYPNMRVVNLGINLNF, from the coding sequence ATGAGAATCACGACTCTCTTTCTGATTATAGCAATGAGTATCAGTGCAAAGCCGGAGACCTATTCACAGTCGACTTTCTTTACACTGGAACTGAACAATCGGACGGTAAAAGAGGTATTCAATGAAATAGAAAAGAAGAGTAACTTTATATTCTTTTACTATGATAATGCAGTCGACGTGAACCGAAAGGTAAACGTAAACAGTAAGAATCAGACCGTCGATAAAATTCTGAACAAGGTATTTGCCGGTACGGATAATACGTATGTTATCAACGACCGTCAGATCTTTATTTCAAAGAAGTCCGATCTACCCCGTAATCCATCCACTACACAGCAACGGAATCTGGTCAAAGGGAAAGTACTGGACGAGAACGACGAGCCCTTGCCGGGCGCTGCCATATTGGTAGTAGGAAGTACGCGAGGCGTTACGACGGATATAGACGGATCGTTTGAGATTGAAGTAGGAGCAACCGAGAAACTTACCATCTCTTACTTAGGGATGCAAGACCAGATAATCACCGTTGGTAACCAACGCACTTTGGTTGTTAAACTTAAAGCCAAGGCCGACGAACTGGATGAAGTTACGGTTGTTGCTTTCGGTAAGCAAAAGAAAGAAAGTGTTATCGGTGCCATTACCTCTGTTACGGTAAGCGACCTGAAGGTTCCGGTAGGTAAGATCAGTACCAGTCTGGCCGGACAGATGGCCGGTATTGTTGCCGTTCAACGTTCTGGAGAACCCGGATCGGGAGCCGATTTCTGGATCCGCGGGGTTAATACCTTCGGAGCGAATAACCGTCCGCTTGTTCTGGTGGATGGGATTGAACGCCCCCTCGACCTTGTGGATACGGAAGATATTGAGACATTTTCCATATTAAAAGACGCTACCGCTACGGCAGTTTACGGTGTAAGAGGTGCCAACGGCGTTGTACTTGTTACCACCCGCAAAGGGAAAGAGGGAAAACCGGTGATAAGCGGCCGCGTTGAGTACGGGGTTATGTCTCCTACCAAAATGCCTAAAATGACCGACGCACTGGAGTTCATGAAGCTCTATAACGATGTATATAAAGAAGACAACAACGGTAATGTCTTTTATACCGAAGAGGAAATGAACAAATACCTTAGCGGTGTGGATCCCGATCTATATCCCAATGTAAACTGGATGGATGAGATATACAAAGACATGACCACCAGTCAGCGTGTCAACATAAACATCTCCGGTGGTGGAAAGAATGTACGTTACTATGTGGCCGGATCCATATACAACGAAAACGGGGTATTCAATGCCGAAAAGGGTGACGAATACAACCCTTCACTGAAATGGACCAAGTATAATTTCAGGTCTAACATAGATATTGATCTATCTAAAAGCACCATGCTGAACCTTAATTTATCTACACAGTATGATGTAAAGAACAAACCTGATACAGACGACCTCTGGATTTATTCATTCCAAACCGTACCTATTGCCATTCCGAAAGAGTATTCTGACGGAACCACTGCCCGTACCCCCATCGGAGTAAACCCGTACAACTTGCTTAATAAGACCGGTTACGTACAACAATTTAATAACAATGCCCAGTCGCTGATTGGACTTACACAAGACTTTTCGGATTTAATTACTCCGGGACTGAAAGCGAATGTTAAGTTTTCGTGGGATGCGGTAAACTCTACCACTACATCAAGGTATAAATCTCCTTCAACCTATTATGCCACCGGTCGCGACGAAGAGGGAAATCTTATTTTCAAGAAGAACAACGATGGAAACGACTACCTTTCGTTGTGGAGCGGCAGTAGCGGCGAGCGTACCACCTATCTGGAAGCATCGGTGAATTATGAAAATATTTTTGACGAAAAGCACCGGGTTGGCGGATTGTTCCTGTTCAACATGCGCGAACGCATCAACAACTTCCCCGGATCCTACGTACTGTCTCTGCCCTATCGCCATCAGGGTATCGCAGCCAGAGCAACCTATTCGTTTATGGATAAGTACTTTGTTGAAGGAAACTTCGGATACAACGGCTCCGAGAACTTTGCACCCGGCAAACGATTCGGATTCTTTCCATCCGTTGCATTAGGTTACATGATAAGCAACGAGCAATTTTTCACACCACTTTTACCGGTTATCAGCTCGTTGAAGTTTAAGGGATCGTACGGAACCATCGGTAACGACCAGATTGGCGGCGACAGACGTTTTGCCTTTAATCCGGAAATGCTTGTGGGCGGTGGATACGGTTTCGGCGAAGTAGGTCAGACTTGGCTTACAGGTATAGCCACAGGCTATCCGGGCAGTCCGAATGTATCCTGGGAAAAGGCCATCAAGATGAACGTGGGTGTAGAAATGGAACTGTTCCACTCCCTCAAAATCCAGGCCGATTACTTTGAAGAGAAAAGAGAGGGAATCTTTATCTTAAGAGAAAGCGTACCTTCGGTAGTGGGTATCAACGTTAACCCCTATGTAAACCTGGGTAGAATGAAGAACAGCGGTATCGACCTTTCGTTGGAATACAATAAACAGATAGGCGATTTCAATGTATCCGGAAGGGGAAACTTTACGTTTAACCGTAATAAAAAACTGTACGACGACGCTCCTACCCCTATTTACGACTACCAGAGTGTGATAGGTAAACCGTTGTACCAGCAATTCGGATTGGTATGCCTTGGATATTTCGAATCTGAAGAAGACATAGCCAACAGTCCGGTTCAGCAATATGGCGTTGTTCGTCCGGGTGATAGAAAATACAAGGATGTAAACGGCGACGGAGTGGTAAACAGTTACGACAAAGTAGCCATCGGAAGAACCCACGTTCCCGAAATCAACTATGGATACGGAGTAAGTATCGGTTGGAAAGGATTCGACGTATCCATATTTATGCAAGGCGTTGCCAACGTGACTAACTTTATGGACGGATCACCTATCAATGGCTTTGAGAATGCAAACCTGTTCCTGTCGGGCGTTTACGAAGATGTGGCGTTAAACCGGTGGACTGTCGAAAATCCGAATCCAAATGCCAAATATCCACGCATGTCGTCGTATATAAACCAGAACAACAAGCAATTGTCCACTGCCAAGCAATATGATGCCAGCTTCATGCGTCTAAAAAATGCCGAACTGGGATATACCATTCCAAAAAACATTACACAACGTTTGGGAGTATCCACCTTCAGATTCTATCTGCAGGGAGTGAATCTGCTTACATTCTCTAAATTCAAGCTTTGGGACCCGGAACTCAACAACTCCATGGGAGCAACTTATCCGAATATGAGAGTAGTAAATTTGGGTATTAATCTTAATTTCTAA
- a CDS encoding RagB/SusD family nutrient uptake outer membrane protein gives MKTKIIYITILMCCLSFTSCESYLTHYLGDQMTVEEVFDKRETTERYLAQVYSFLPNDKNVLDNMVPCSDEAYFSWTAWVNYISQNDGSWNPTTNNYHTWSNYYKGINQATVFMNNVDLCLEVSAENRKIMKAEARFLRAFYYFLLFRQYGPVFIWGDNTPDLTIPNDEVDRHTVDECVKFISDELSLAAADLPLKIADPSWYGRATKGAALAAKSRLMLYAARPLFNGASLYKGMKNHYGNFLFPQTADPSKWDLAAAAAKEVIDLGAYQLYKTTTGDTPFMQAINSYSGIFFELWNDELIFARWDGDGYSWGVRAAPPMVLKEGYGGYAPSIKLVDTYPMGESGRYPITGYKSNGTPIVDELSGYQEDGFVDNYTHPIDGTQIKAHHSVIGRDARFYASILWNGMNWINTFNGTKLVTFYDGGTSSFNNKTGDFVKVGYMFRRMSDPRNDTENGKWGKFSWPFFRLAEIYLNYAEACNEMTNRNEAEALLYFNKVRNRSGLNNIEVAYPEIIGNQALFRELLRKERMVELAFENHRYYDIRTWMIAPQESNGPRFGRELRAKNFEDSWKRTSEICSPIVFEPKHYFFPIHQNQLNEMKNITQNYGW, from the coding sequence ATGAAAACAAAAATCATTTATATCACCATACTGATGTGCTGTTTATCCTTCACTTCGTGCGAATCTTATCTAACCCATTACCTGGGTGATCAGATGACCGTGGAAGAGGTGTTTGACAAACGTGAAACAACTGAAAGGTATCTGGCTCAGGTATACTCTTTTCTTCCTAACGATAAGAATGTACTGGACAACATGGTACCCTGTTCGGACGAAGCCTATTTTTCGTGGACAGCCTGGGTTAATTACATTTCTCAGAACGATGGATCGTGGAATCCAACCACAAACAATTATCACACCTGGAGCAATTACTACAAAGGGATTAATCAGGCTACAGTTTTCATGAACAACGTGGATCTGTGTCTGGAAGTATCTGCCGAGAACAGAAAGATAATGAAAGCGGAAGCCCGTTTCTTAAGGGCATTCTATTATTTCCTGCTCTTCAGACAATACGGACCGGTCTTTATCTGGGGAGACAACACTCCTGACCTTACCATCCCGAACGACGAAGTGGACAGACATACGGTGGACGAATGCGTGAAGTTTATCTCGGACGAGTTAAGTCTTGCTGCGGCCGATCTTCCTCTCAAGATAGCCGACCCTTCCTGGTACGGACGTGCAACCAAAGGTGCCGCATTGGCAGCCAAATCCAGATTAATGCTTTATGCAGCCCGACCCTTGTTTAACGGAGCCAGCCTGTATAAAGGGATGAAAAATCATTACGGGAACTTCCTGTTCCCTCAAACCGCCGATCCATCCAAATGGGATCTGGCAGCTGCAGCAGCCAAAGAGGTTATCGACCTGGGAGCATACCAGCTATATAAAACCACAACCGGCGACACACCTTTTATGCAGGCCATCAACTCCTATTCGGGAATTTTCTTCGAATTATGGAACGACGAATTGATTTTTGCCCGCTGGGATGGCGACGGCTACAGCTGGGGTGTTCGTGCTGCTCCCCCCATGGTATTAAAAGAGGGATACGGAGGTTATGCACCTTCAATTAAACTGGTAGACACCTATCCGATGGGTGAATCCGGCCGATATCCTATAACCGGATACAAAAGCAACGGGACTCCTATTGTTGACGAACTTTCAGGATATCAGGAAGATGGTTTCGTTGATAATTATACACATCCTATAGACGGTACTCAGATAAAGGCACACCACAGTGTGATAGGCAGGGATGCCCGTTTCTACGCATCCATATTATGGAATGGTATGAACTGGATCAATACGTTCAACGGCACCAAACTGGTTACATTCTACGATGGAGGAACCTCTTCGTTCAACAACAAGACCGGCGACTTTGTAAAGGTTGGTTATATGTTCAGACGTATGAGCGATCCGCGTAACGACACCGAAAACGGTAAATGGGGTAAATTCAGCTGGCCTTTCTTCCGTCTGGCCGAGATCTACCTGAACTATGCCGAAGCATGCAACGAAATGACCAACCGGAATGAAGCCGAAGCTCTATTATATTTCAATAAGGTAAGAAACAGAAGCGGACTGAATAATATCGAAGTGGCCTACCCCGAGATAATCGGCAATCAGGCACTTTTCAGGGAACTGCTGCGTAAGGAAAGAATGGTTGAATTAGCCTTCGAGAATCATCGTTATTACGACATCAGAACATGGATGATTGCACCACAGGAAAGCAACGGTCCACGTTTCGGACGCGAACTGAGAGCTAAGAATTTCGAAGACTCATGGAAAAGAACCAGCGAGATCTGTTCACCCATTGTTTTCGAACCCAAGCACTATTTTTTCCCTATCCATCAGAATCAGTTGAACGAGATGAAAAACATCACTCAAAACTATGGATGGTAA
- a CDS encoding DUF5018 domain-containing protein has protein sequence MKKNLAFIILLVSVLFSACEDNRMEGMMDDQFYLLKNGDYILKAYRQKSLVDFEVSIYKSGMGTASGEVTFVADESVLSNYNTANGVSYKQLPADCYTIDNSTVQFDPETVSKKVKITLDVKKVESLQGIGNKQYAIPLKISTTSGISVVADKSELILIPEISGGIRPNSEKLLWSKSLTEMGISGTDHFTASFAVTSSYLFVNSRNADLKYFNKLTGEYVGTIALPFKGSLANFTIANDDKDNLLITNLRNKNDGNPYQQLIYRITGTGDPVEYINSSHIYPNGRKLSIKGDLDGDALIVSTIENSSKFLYWTVRNGQLVSQDPQVFETQPGTIAWNLFGDAMPRGTDISNGFFIAGYGTLPGLGYFDNQGNMVSKYDLKNGELDPAAGFSTQALDLTTFNAATYLAVGTVEGSMYMNGRLLDVTSPQNLSLNPLDSYLLAFRLNKFGCNNNANMTGDIHVKTSGDGQTMEMYVLGTNGSIVATQFDCKSEE, from the coding sequence ATGAAAAAGAATTTAGCATTTATTATTTTACTTGTTTCTGTTCTATTTTCCGCTTGCGAAGATAACAGGATGGAGGGAATGATGGATGACCAGTTTTATCTTCTGAAAAATGGTGATTACATTTTGAAAGCCTACCGGCAGAAGAGTCTGGTTGATTTCGAAGTTTCAATATACAAAAGTGGGATGGGCACAGCCAGCGGAGAGGTAACCTTTGTGGCCGACGAAAGCGTGCTGAGCAATTACAATACAGCCAACGGGGTTTCATACAAACAGTTGCCGGCGGATTGCTATACGATAGACAACAGCACGGTTCAGTTCGACCCCGAAACCGTAAGCAAGAAAGTAAAGATCACCCTGGATGTTAAAAAGGTGGAAAGCCTGCAAGGCATCGGAAACAAGCAATATGCCATTCCGCTCAAGATATCAACTACCAGCGGCATATCTGTTGTTGCAGACAAGTCGGAGCTTATCTTAATTCCTGAAATCAGCGGCGGAATCAGACCGAACAGCGAAAAGTTGCTTTGGTCCAAGTCGTTAACCGAGATGGGCATCAGCGGAACCGACCATTTTACGGCCAGCTTTGCTGTAACCTCTTCCTACTTATTTGTAAACTCCCGTAATGCCGACCTCAAGTATTTCAATAAGCTTACCGGCGAATACGTTGGAACAATCGCATTACCGTTTAAGGGCAGTCTGGCCAACTTCACCATTGCCAACGACGATAAAGACAACCTGCTGATTACCAATCTCCGAAACAAGAACGACGGGAATCCATACCAGCAGCTTATCTACCGAATTACGGGAACCGGAGATCCGGTTGAATATATCAACTCGTCTCATATCTATCCTAACGGTCGGAAATTATCCATCAAGGGAGATCTGGATGGAGATGCGTTAATTGTATCCACTATCGAGAATTCATCCAAATTCCTCTACTGGACAGTCAGAAACGGTCAGCTTGTTTCGCAGGATCCGCAGGTATTCGAAACCCAACCGGGCACTATCGCATGGAACCTGTTTGGCGATGCCATGCCGCGGGGAACAGATATCTCCAACGGATTCTTCATTGCGGGCTATGGTACTTTACCGGGATTGGGCTATTTTGACAATCAGGGGAATATGGTATCGAAATACGACCTGAAGAATGGAGAGCTGGATCCGGCTGCAGGATTCTCAACCCAGGCACTTGACCTAACCACCTTTAATGCCGCCACTTATCTGGCTGTGGGAACTGTGGAAGGAAGCATGTATATGAACGGCCGTCTGCTGGACGTAACCTCTCCCCAAAACTTAAGTCTCAATCCACTGGATTCTTACCTGCTGGCTTTCCGGTTAAACAAATTCGGATGCAACAACAATGCGAATATGACCGGCGATATCCATGTGAAGACTTCGGGCGACGGACAAACAATGGAGATGTACGTACTGGGTACCAACGGCAGTATTGTAGCTACTCAGTTTGACTGCAAATCGGAAGAATAA
- a CDS encoding Gfo/Idh/MocA family protein — protein sequence MKTSRRIFIKQALAGSTLLASGQWLHAGRQTSVLQETAAAPSVIRLALIGKGGMGTADTNTALMVEGVKLTAVCDLYDKRLEDAKRSWGDNLFTTKDYKEILKRDDVDVVIVATPDHWHQPISIEAMKAGKHVYCEKPVVHKVEEIKELVATQQQTGCYFQPGSQGMASLGNRKARQLVLSGLIGKVNSIEAKFTAVPTEPGKYSIPADASEKTIWWERFLGNAPKHPFQPQRFFYWRNWKEYGTGIAGDLFVHVLASINFITDSNGPDKIYTTGGIYHYTDGYRDTPDIMMGYFDYPDKNNVGAFTLSLSANYVDAFSKEWGSTYFKITGNKGMLEVGWDKVVLHTIKDADLQAIEELPAIGQGIDQAKAETANKVVFQTENGYKGGHYDHFNNFFKAIRTKSQLTADVMFAVQSAAPALLSYKSYQSGLPVYWDSEKLKISKNRKRR from the coding sequence ATGAAAACGAGCAGAAGAATATTTATCAAGCAAGCACTGGCCGGAAGCACTTTATTGGCTTCCGGTCAATGGCTTCATGCCGGCAGACAGACTTCTGTCCTGCAGGAAACGGCCGCTGCACCTTCTGTTATCCGCCTTGCCCTGATAGGTAAAGGAGGCATGGGAACCGCCGATACCAATACGGCACTTATGGTTGAAGGTGTAAAGCTTACTGCTGTTTGCGATCTGTACGACAAAAGGCTGGAGGATGCCAAAAGAAGTTGGGGCGACAATCTGTTCACCACCAAAGATTATAAAGAGATCTTGAAAAGAGACGATGTGGATGTTGTAATTGTTGCCACGCCCGACCACTGGCATCAACCCATCTCCATCGAAGCGATGAAAGCCGGCAAACACGTTTATTGCGAGAAGCCGGTGGTACACAAGGTGGAGGAGATTAAAGAACTGGTTGCCACACAGCAGCAGACCGGATGCTACTTCCAGCCCGGAAGTCAGGGAATGGCCTCTCTTGGAAACCGGAAGGCCCGTCAACTTGTTTTATCCGGACTCATCGGAAAGGTAAACAGTATCGAAGCCAAATTTACAGCCGTACCTACCGAGCCGGGAAAATACTCAATTCCTGCCGATGCAAGCGAAAAGACCATTTGGTGGGAACGTTTTTTGGGCAATGCACCCAAACATCCGTTCCAACCTCAGCGATTCTTCTATTGGCGCAACTGGAAAGAGTATGGAACCGGTATTGCCGGCGATTTATTTGTACATGTTTTAGCCAGTATAAATTTCATTACCGACTCCAACGGTCCGGATAAAATTTACACCACCGGAGGCATCTACCACTATACAGACGGCTACAGGGATACGCCGGACATTATGATGGGATATTTCGACTATCCGGATAAAAACAATGTGGGAGCCTTCACCTTGTCGTTGTCGGCCAACTATGTGGATGCCTTTTCCAAGGAATGGGGCAGCACCTATTTCAAAATAACAGGCAACAAAGGGATGCTGGAGGTTGGCTGGGACAAAGTAGTACTGCACACCATTAAGGATGCGGACCTTCAGGCAATTGAAGAGCTGCCTGCCATCGGACAGGGAATAGACCAGGCTAAAGCCGAAACAGCCAATAAGGTGGTATTCCAGACAGAAAACGGATACAAAGGCGGGCACTACGACCATTTCAATAACTTCTTTAAGGCAATACGTACCAAAAGCCAGCTTACAGCCGATGTAATGTTTGCGGTTCAGTCTGCCGCCCCTGCGTTATTAAGTTATAAAAGTTATCAAAGCGGACTTCCGGTTTACTGGGATTCCGAGAAATTGAAAATCAGCAAAAACAGAAAGAGAAGATGA